The Danio rerio strain Tuebingen ecotype United States chromosome 20, GRCz12tu, whole genome shotgun sequence genome contains the following window.
CCACTCAGACAATCTTTAGCAACCACACATACACTCCCTAGTTACCACACAAACATATCCTAGCAACAACACATACACTCCCTAGTTACCACACAAACATGTCCTAGCAACAACACATACACTCCCTAGTTACCACAAAAAGATGTCCTAGCAACAACACATACACTCCCTAGTTACCACACAAAAATGTTCTAGCAACAACACATACACTCCCTAGTTACCACACAAACATGTCCTAGCAACAACACATACACTCCCTAGTTACCACACAAACATGTCCTAGCAACAACACATACACTCCCTAGTTACCACACAAACATGTCCTAGCAACAACACATACAATCCCTAGTTACCACACAAACATGTCCTAGCAACAACACATACAATCCCTAGTTACCACACAAACATGTCCTAGCAACAACACATACAATCCCTAGTTACCACACAAACATGTCCTAGCAACAACACATACAATCCCTAGTTACCACACAAACATGTCCTAGCAACAACACATACAACCCCTAGTTACCACACAAACATGTCCTAGCAACAACACATACAATCCCTAGTTACCACACAAACATGTCCTAGCAACAACACATACAATCCCTAGTTACCACACAAACATGTCCTAGCAACAACACATACAATCCCTAGTTACCACACAAACATGTCCTAGCAACAACACATACAATCCCTAGTTACCACACAAACATGTCCTAGCAACAACACATACAATCCCTAGTTACCACACAAACATGTCCTAGCAACAACACATACAATCCCTAGTTACCACACAAACATGTCCTAGCAACAACACATACAACCCCTAGTTACCACACAAACATGTCCTAGCAACAACACATACAATCCCTAGTTACCACACAAACATGTCCTAGCAACAACACATATGCTCCCTAATTAACACTTAGACAatccttagcaaccacacagccaTTCCCTAGCAACCAAACCCACACATATTCACAAGAGACCACGCAAACACTCTTTAGCAACCCCACACCCCCCGAGCAATCCTAGTTACCACACAAACATGTCCTAGCAACAACACATACAATCCCTAGTTACCACACAAAAATGTCCTAGCAACAACACATACACTCCCTAGTTACCACACAAACATGTCCTAGCAACAACACATACAATCCCTAGTTACCACACAAACATGTCCTAGCAACAACACATACACTCCCTAGTTACCACACAAACATGTCCTAGCAACAACACATACACTCCCTAGTTACCACACAAACATGTCCTAGTAACAACACATACAATCCCTAGTTACCACACAAACATGTCCTAGCAACAACACATATGCTCCCTAATTAACACTTAGACAatccttagcaaccacacagccaTTCCCTAGCAACCAAACCCACACATATTCACAAGAGACCACGCAAACACTCTTTAGCAACCCCACACCCCCCGAGCAATCCTAGTTACCACACAAACATGTCCTAGGAACAACATAAACAATCCCTAGTTACCATTCAGATATTACTTAGCAACAACACACACATTTCCTAGCAACCAAACCAACACATATTCACAAGGGACCACTAAGACGCTCTTTAGCAACTATCACTCCCTAGTTACCCCACACATGTCCTAGCAACAACACAGACCATTCGGATATTACTAAGTAACCACACAGACATTCCCTAGCAACTGACCCCACAGACATTTATGAGGGACCACACATACAAGTCTCAGCAACAACACATATGCTCCCTAGTTACCACAGAAACAAAGACACTCCCTAGTTACCACTCAAACATTCCTTAGCAACCATACAGACACTCCTTAGCAACCAAGCCCACAGACGTTGAGGAAGCAGCAGACCAGCGTACAGAAGCAGAGGATCGAGCACAGCAGCGACAGTGATAATAGAGAGAGCGCACAGAGAAgcagatgaggaggaggaggaagagcagacgagtgtgtgtgtgtgtgtgtgtgtctgtatctgtACATACAGGACATGCTGAAGAAGAGGAACCTGCTGCTGCAGACGCAGAAACACTGGCAGATCCAGCCGCCgctcaccatcaccatcaccatcctCATCCTCACCGCTATACTGCAGCAGTGTCCAGTTTCTGACCCGCGAAACACACACCTGCATGACAACAGCCGGCCGGCGGGCGGGCGGGCGCACAGCAGCGGCTCCGGTtactctgtgtatgtgtgtatatgtgtgtgtgtgtgtgtgtgtctgtgtgtgtggtgatgCTGTTTATGATGTTGTCGACACCAAATTCTGATCtgtaattttagggtgaactgcccctttaagatcAAATAAACAGAATATACAGCATCACATTAGAACAAGAGCCGCAGAGTTACTTTAGTTCCTGCACTGAGATTCACCCtcaactgaactgaatcagtgaatcatttatctCCTTGCTTTGACCACAtctgcaggtttccaacattgctctaaatatcttcttttgcgtttaacACAATAAAGAGGTTAGCCACAAGAAAAGAGGGAGCAAACAgacattttagggtgaattgcATGTTACTGTGAAaattcacactgaactgaactgaatcagtgaGCTAAATTACTGAATCACTTCATCTCCGTAAAGCTGTtttcacactgaactgaatcagtgAATCCTTTATCTCTGTGAAGCTGctttcacactgaactgaactgaatcagtaaGCTGAATTACTGAATCACTTCATCTCCGTAAAGCTGTtttcacactgaactgaatcagtgAATCCTTTATCTCTGTGAAGCTGctttcacactgaactgaactgaatcagtaaGCTGAATTACTGAATCACTTCATCTCCGTAAAGCTGTttttacactgaactgaactgaatcagtaaATCATTTATCTCTGTGAATCTGTtttcacactgaactgaatcagtgaatcatttatctctgtgaagctgctttcacactgaactgaatcagtaAGCTGAATTACTGAATCACTTCATCTCCGTAAAGCTGTttttacactgaactgaactgaatcagtgaatcatttatctCTGTGAATCTGTtttcacactgaactgaatcagtgaatcatttatctctgtgaagctgctttcacactgaactgaatcagtaAGCTGAATTACTGAATCACTTCATCTCCGTAAAGCTGTttttacactgaactgaactgaatcagtgaatcatttatctctgtgaagctgctttcacactgaactgaactgaatcagtaaGCTGAATTACTAAAACACTTCATCTTCGTAAAGCTGTttttacactgaactgaactgaatcagtgaatcatttatctctgtgaagctgctttcacactgaactgaatcagtaAGCTGAATTACTGAATCACTTCATCTCCGTAAAGCTGTtttcacactgaactgaatcagtgaatcatttatctctgtgaagctgctttcacactgaactgaactgaatcagtaaGTTGAATTACTGAATCACTTCATCTCCGTAAAGCTGTttttacactgaactgaactgaatcagtgaatcatttatctttgtgaagctgctttcacactgaactgaattagtaaattaattactgAATCACTTCATCTCCGTAAAGCTGTttttacactgaactgaactgaatcagtgaatcatttatctttgtgaagctgctttcacactgaactgaattagtaaattaattactgAATCACTTCATCTCCGTAAAGCTGTtttcacactgaactgaatcagtaAGCTGAATTACTGAATCACTTCATCTCCGTAAAGCTGTTTTCACACTGAACTGATTCAGTGAATCATAAATATCCGTGAAGCTGCTTTCACACTGAACTAAATCAGTGAGTCAATGAAcagaatcagtgagtcatttgtTTCCATGAAGCTATAGGTGGAATGTCAGTCACCTGGTTATACTTAAGTCGCTTTACAATGAAGTTGTTGATGACCACCTCAGTGAATCAATGAACTGAATTAGTGAAACATTTCATCTCTATGTAGCTGctttcacactgaactgaactgattcAGTAAATCATTTATATCAGTGAAGCTGCtttcaaactaaactaaatcagTGAATCAATGAACTGAATCAGTGAAATAGTTCATCTCCATGAAGCTGCTTTCACACTGAACTGATTCAGTGACTCATTTATATCCATGAAGCTGCtttcacactaaactgaactgattcagtgaatcatttataTCCATGAAGCTGCTTTCACACTgaattgaatcagtgaatcatttatatCCATGAAGCTGCTTTCACacttaactgaactgaattagtgaatcatttatttctgtgaagctgcttttacactaaactgaactgattcagtgaatcatttataTCAGTGAAGCTGCTTTCACACTGAACTAAATCAGTGAATCAATGaactgaatcagtgagtcatttatttCCATGAAGAGTCGCCTGGTTATACTTCAGTTGCTTCACAATGGAGTTTTTGATGACCTCCTCAGTGAATCAATGAACTGAATCAGTGAACTGAATCAGTAAATCAGTTCATCTCTGTGAAACTGCtttcacactgaactgaatcagttaATCAATTAACAGAATCAGTGAACTTAATGAGTGAATCAGTTCATTTCAGTAAAGTTGCTGTCatactgaactgaattgaactgaatcaatgaatcatttatgcccatgaagctgatttgacacaatctgcaggtttccaacattattctaaatatcttcttttgcgtttaacACAATCAAGAGGATAGCCACAAGTAAAAGGAGAGCATTTTAGGCTGAACTGCTCCTTTAATGTACAACTAAACAGAATAATGTCTGTATTAGAACAagaacactgaactgaactgattcAATGAATCATgaactgaatcagtgaatcagttaATCTCCTTGAAGCTGCtttcacactgaactgaatcagtgaatcagttcCTCTTCGTGAATCTGCTTTTAcaatgaattgaactgaatcagtGAATCGGTTCATCTCCATGAAGCTGttttcacactgaactgaactgaatcagtgaCTCGTTTATCCCGGTCTGCGCTGCTCAGACAGAAGTGTGTTGTGTTCCAGCGTGTCTGCGGTGATGCAGGTGTGTCCTCACCTCCGTCTTGGCTGCTGAGCACGTTGAGGGCGAACAGCATGGCGTTGGAGAAAGTCGTGGCTTCCTCTTTACTGGCGAAGTTCAGGCCGTAGACCTGCCGAGCGTCACGCCACTGGTGGAACGTCGGAGTCGCCTGGTTATACTTCAGGCCCTTCACGATGGAGTAGTTGATGACCacctgaacaacacacacacacacattaataatgtaacacacacacacacacacacactgatggagTAGTTGACGACTACATGAAACACCAGCGCTATTACTGAACACCGTcagcttgagtgtgtgtgtatgtgtgatcaagtgtgtgtgtgtttgtgatcatGTGATGTGTGGGAttaagtgtgtgtgaatatgtgtgtgtgtacctgctggtCCTGCAGTTTGACTCCCACCACGCGGAATGTGTTACTGGTTGTGTTGTGGTAGATGTTGATCCGACTGAAGCCCTGCTGGCCCGGTTTGATGGGCACCCATTTCTTGCTGGTGTCATCGTAGACCATGACGGAGGCTCGGGCCTGACAGATGCTCTGCtcgctgaaacacacacacacacaaacacacacacacacacacacacacacagagcggtCAGTCAATGACGCTCAATGAAAACACCACCAGAGCCTGATTTCAGCACAGCACTGGCCTCATTAAACTGAACACATGAGCCAACAAACACCAGCATCAGCAcaggtcaacacacacacacacacacacacacacccacacacacacacacacacacacacacacacccacacacacacacacacacacacacccacacacacacattgtggtCTGCTGGTAATCATACAGTGCAGATTAATACAGTAGAACAGCACAAGCTGAAGAGGCTGAAACGATGAAATGGACAGCCCAGTGTCCTGacgtaaacctgattgaaaatctgTTATgataaatgaacagaaacaaacatttcactgataaaagtgaaataatatATGAATCTCATGGCCCTGTGTCCTGACTACACACACCACGAGACCAGAGTCCAGTGAAGAGCAGTGTGTgtgacacaacacaacacaacacaacacaacacaaccatTTAAATACCAGTCATTCAAAAACaccaaacaataacaaaacaaacacacactcacacacacacacaataaaataacaaacacacacacacacacaaacacacacacacacacacacaaacacacaaacacacacacacacacacacacacataataatataacaaacacacacacacacaaacaaacacaaccaCACACTCAACAGTCACACAAAATACACTAAACagacaacaataaaacacacacacacatacaacaatacaaaacacacaacaataacacaaaacacacacacacacacacacacacacaataaaataacaaacacacacacacacatacacacacacaacaacaaaaaacaatcacaatcacacacacacacacacacacacacacacacacacacacacacacacacacacacacacacacacaacaacaataaaaaacaaacacacacacatacacacacacacacagcaaacacacaacaataacaaaacacacaacaacaaaacacacatacacaataacgaaaaacacacaacacaacacacacacacaccgcacaaaacacacacaataacacaacaataacaaaacgcacacacacaacaataacaaaacaaacacacacaataacacaaaacatacagacacacacaacacaagacacacacacactacagtagcaaaacaaaaatgtgtgtgtgagtgtgtgtgcgtgtgtgtgtatgaagcAGACTCTTACATGTATTGAACTTGTGTGTGTGAGCGCTGCATCAAACAGACTGAGATGCTGCTGAAGAAACACTCTGACACACTTACAGAAATGCTGAGTCCACTGTtacataaccacacacacacacacacacacacacacacacacacacacacacacacgcacacacacacacgcgcgcgcgcgcagaGAGAGACAGAAGATGTGAGAGAACAGGAGgaagacagtgtgtgtgtgtgtgtgttaatgtattTGTGAGTATAtggtgtatgtttgtatgtgtgtgtgtgtttctgtgtcagTGTTAATGTGAATATTTCTCagtctttagtgtgtgtgtgtgtgtgtgtgtgtgtgtgtgtgtatgtgtgtgtgtgtgtgtagcattcTCAGAAACACACATGCTCACTGAGATGTTTCTCttaataaagatgaactgaagaGGCAaatcaaacaacacacacacacacacgcacacacacacacgcacacagaggtCATCATAGGTGTACAGAATAGTCCCGCATGTCACTGATTACAGTAATGTTATTCATCAGACTGCGCTGCTATTGGCCGAGAGCTGGCGGATGTGAATAACAGCAGAGTGAGCGCTCACAGCACCGCCTCTCCTCTACTACAGCCACAATCACAGTAAATCTGCTTTACAGTAAATCTGCTGAGCTCCTCATCATCTGCACAGATCACAATCAACACGAGATGAGCTAATGTGCATATGGAGGCTTCACCACGCtcagatcaacacacacacacacacacactgaccaccGACAGCGGATGACTGCTGGAGCTGTGAGAGAACTACTCTTGAGCATTCAGCGGAGGGATACGGAGCACTCCAAACcagccggaactactttatccgTGCCCTCATCTGACAATAACACCTGAGAgtgaccatcagccaatcagaatgcagCAGAGTGTGCAGTGTGTGTACTGTTTAATAAGTGTACAGAACTACACACTATCTGTCTGACTGAAACACACAGACGGATCTGACCTGACCTGATCTGTGTGaggttcactgtgtgtgtgtgtgtgtgtgtgtgtgtggagcatcaGGCATCAGGATGGTCTGGTGTTACTATGGGATGCTGGAAGGTCTCCATGGTAACAGAGCCTTCGGGAAGCAGCACAAAGCCTCTCCTGTCTGTGTGTCGTCTATTAttcaattcacacacacacacacacctctatagggcactgtgtgtgtctgtccgtCTGCCCTACTGTACTAATGACCTGATTATTGATTTGCTCAGCTCTCAAACACAgcacagcaacacacacacacacacacacacacacacacacacacacacagtcctatTCCTCCAGTGTGAACAGATCAGGGTCATGTATAAACACATGGGGATCTGTATCGAGCAGACTGGACAGGTGATTGTGCGCAgccttcattcatttcttttcagctcagtccctttattcatctggggtcaccacagcagaatgaaccgccaacttatccagcataagttttacacagcggatgcccttccagctgcaacccatcactgggaaacacccatacacactgcgCAGCCTTCAGTTAAACATTTCACTCAGACACTGAGCTAATAAAGCACTCCACCTCATCATATCCGCCATCATCACTCATATTCCTCTGCTGTATGTTTGCAGCGCAGCGGCGGCTCTCAGCCTGAGCCAGAGCAAACACACCGTCATTACAGCAGTCAGACTGCAACAGCGCTGCTCTTACTCTGGGTTtgtgtctcgtttctagtctagATTTCTACAAACTCTTACATCAGTCAGCATCATCTAGACCAGTAGATAATCCAGCACCCCAGTGTGCTCCTGCAGTACTCCTAGTACCCCAGTATGCTCCTCCAGTACCCCACAACCTCTCAGTTCACCAATATGCTCCTCCAGTACCCCCAGTATGCTTCTGCAGTACAAACAGTATCTCCCAGTACACTCCTCCAGTACCCCAGAATTGTCCATTACCCCCAAAATGCTCCAGTTTGCTCCCAGTATGTTCGAGTATCCCCAGTATTCTCCTCCAGTGCCCCTAATTTTCTCCAGTACCCTAATATGCTAATAACCCCAGTATGTTCCCAGTATGCTCCTCCAGTACCCCTAGTTTGCTCCAGTATCCCTCAGTACTCTCAGTATGATCCCCCAGCACTCTCAGCATGGTCCCCTAGGTTGCTCCAGTATCTCTTAATACTCCCAGTATGGTCCCCCAGTATTCTCCAGTCTCCCCCAGTACTCTCAGTATGGTCCCCCAGTTTGCTCCAACACCCCCAGTACTCCCAGTATGGTCCCCCAGTGTGCTCCAGAATCCCCCAATACTCTTAGTATGTTCCCCCAGTTTGCTTCAGCACCCCCAGTATGGTCCCCCAGTATGCTCCAGCACCCCCAGTACTCCCAGTATGGTCCCCCAGTATGCTCCAGCACCCCCAGTACTCCCAGTATGGTCCCCCAGTATGCTCCAGCACCCCTAGTACTTCCAGTATGGTCCCCCAGTATGCTCCAGAACCCCCCAATACACTCAGTATTGTCCCCCAGTTTGCTCCAGCGCCCCCAGTACTCCCAGTATGCTCCCCCAGTATGCTCCAGAATCCCCCAATACTCCCAGTATGCTCTCCCAGTTTGCTCCAGCACCCCCAGTACTCCCAGTATGCTCTCCCAGTTTGCTCCAGCACCCCCAGTACTTCCAGTATGCTCCCCCAGTATGCTCCAGAATCCCCCAATACTCCCAGTATGCTCTCCCAGTATGCTCCAGAATCCCCCAATACTCCCAGTATGCTTTCTTAGTTTGCTCCAGCACCCCCAGTACTCCCAGTATGCTCTCCCAGTGTGCTCCAGCACCCCCAGTACTCCCAGTATGCTCCCCCAGTGCAGACGTACCTGCTGTTGATGTGGCTGACTGCAGTGACCTCACAGAACATCTGAGGGAAGAAGAAGCGCTGAGCCTGAACATTAACATCCATGATGCTGGAGCatagcgcgcacacacacactgatggagatcgcccgcacacacacactctctctctgtcCCTCTCTTCCTCTGTGTGTATTGGCCTGACTTGTCAAGTATTGCCAAAGCGTTGCTCTTTCCATAAACGCTGAATATAACCGTGAtgatgtaacacacacacacacatatacaatatTTACATGCAGACAAGAAATAATGAAACACACAACAAGAATattgctaaacacacacacacacacacacacacacgagaacaAAAGACTGATGATTATTGAAGAGAATCAATCTGAGAATCTCTCTTTATTcagctctctctctcctctctctctctccctctctctctccctctctccagcTCCACAGGCGTCTCGGTCTCCCCTCcccctcttcctcttcctcctgtcAACCTCCTCGTCAGTCCTGCGCTGTGCGTCTCCTCCTCATGTTCTCCTCCATCTCTCTGCTCCTCTGAGCGGGTGGAGGTGCGGGTGTGGTCCACAGATAGTGATGATCTCCTCTTTTGTCTGCTGctgtcgagtgtgtgtgtgtgagtgtgtgtgtatgtgtgtgtgagcgctgCACTCAATGAAATGATGCTGTGTGATGCTGCGGATCCTTCACTCTGCCTCTCTCACACGCTATTGGCTGACAGATATACGAGGCTCCTCCCCCCTCCTGCTGCTCTCCAGTGAatacactccacacacacacacacacagatgctcaCTCACTTGCTCTggtagtctctctctctctcatcgcTCTTTCTTTCTCAATTAAATGAAATGTATTGGCATGATTTACATATTTCCAAAGCAATgcagaaacaataataataataataacacacacacacacacacacacacacacacagtctatctCATTCATTCCCTTCatatctctctctcactctttctctctctctctctctctctctccagtgggatgaaatcataattaaaatgaaaagcctACAAACAGATGAGAGAGCTGAATGAAGCTGTAAATGAGGCTCGATCTGCATCGTCTGAAgcactgacagagagagagagagactgttgCGTGACACACTGACACAATTACACAAACGATGAATCCATTTGCATAAATATGCTGACTGGAAACTAGACAAaagacactcaccggccactttattaggtacacctgtccaactgctcgttaatgcaaatttctaatcagccaatcaaattgcagcagctcaatgcatttaggcatgtagacatggtcaagaggatctgctgcagttcaaagcgagcatcagaatggggaagaaaggggatttaagagactttgaacgtggcatggttgttgctgccagacgggctgctctgagtatttcagaaactgctgatctactgggattttcacgcacaaccatctctaggctttacagagaatgctccgacaaagaggaaatactAGTCAGATGTACCTAACAAAATGGCCAGTAAGGGTACAGTATAGTGCAGGCAAACTAATAGAGATACTAATAAACACCCAGACACACGGAGAGATATAAGGGTGACATATGGATGAAGggagagatgaatggatggacagatgaaaatatggatgagtgaatgaatatatttttgaatatgaAGATGAAGATGGATATATACGGAcaagacatagatagatagatgatggatggatggatggatggatggatggatggatagaaagatggatggatggatggatggaaagatggatggatggatgaatagacagacagacagactgatagatagatagatagatagatagatagatagatagatagatagatagatagatagatagatggatggatggatggatggatggatggatggatggatggatggatggatggatggatgaatggatggatggatggatggatggatggatggatggctggatggctggatggatggatggatggaccgtcagatagatagatagatggatggatggatggatagaaggatggatggatggatggatggatggatggatggatggatggatagatagatagatggatagaaggatggatggatggatagatagatagatagatagatagatagatagatagatagatggatggatggatggatggatggatggatggatggatggatggatggatggattgatggaccgtcagatagatagatagatggatggatggatggatggatggatggatggatggatagatggctggatggatggatggatggaccgtcagatagatagatagatggatggatggatagatggatggatagaaagatagatggatggatggatagaaggatggatggatggatggatggatggatggatggatggatggatggatggatggatggatagatagatagatggatagaaggatggatggatggatgggtggatggatggatatatagatagatagatagatagatagatagatagatagatagatagatagatagatagatagatagatagatagatagatagatagatagatagatagatggatggatggatggatggatggatggatggatggatggatggatggatggatggaccgtcagatagatagatagatagatggatggatggatggatagaaagatagatggatggatggatggatggatagaaggatggatggatagatagatagatagatagatagatagatagatagatagatagatagatagatagatagatagatagatagatagatagatagatagatagatagatgatggatggatagaaggatggatggatggatggatggatagaaggatggatggatggatggatggatgggtggatggatgaatagacagacagacagacagacagacagacagacagacagatagatagatagatagatagatagatagatagatagatagatagatagatagatagatagatagatagatagatagatagatagatagatagatagatagatagatagataaatagatagatgtattgggtggatggatgaatagctGAAaatatggatggacagatgaaaatGGATTGAGGAATAATTGAATATAAActgtagatggatagacagacagatgttcCTCTGCTCCTCCATCAGTCGCTCTACACAGCCCAGACAGCAGGAGACTCACAAACAGTTGAAGGTCATCAGCCAGAGAGCATCACGGGAATCACcatgactgacacacacactgaccaatcACACGCCAGATAAACCCTGCACTCTGATAGGCTCATTCAACACCTGACTGACAGATGGGGAGGAGCCAGTGAGGTCTGCATCTCCTAGTATGTGTGCTGATGTGTGTACTGTAGTGTACAGCCTGTATATCTCTCCTCTCCTCAATCCTCTCAGTGATCACTCTGCTCCTCTGCACCTCCAGTCTGATCTATCAGCTGATCACctccacatccacacacacgctcGGTTTTAGAGTAAAAACGGGTCTATAAAACTAGGAAAAACACAGTACTTCATATAAACAGACGGCTTTTATTAATCTGTAACTGTCTATTACTGATAATGTGCTGTTAGATTGACTTCATCATTAACACTTTAAAGCGATGCTGAAATGATTTTGTGCTCGTCTCTTCTCGTCGTCATTTTCTCCTCAGTTTTTCTACGCCTGAAGATTATAGCTAGTTTCATTTATTTTCGCAgttcaatttacaaaataaatcagctatatAATGGGGCAGGCAATGACGCAAGGCCATGGCTGTGTGTGAGCACAGATTCGTGTTCTTGTGGTGAGCGGTCGCTCT
Protein-coding sequences here:
- the evlb gene encoding enah/Vasp-like b isoform X7 translates to MDVNVQAQRFFFPQMFCEVTAVSHINSSEQSICQARASVMVYDDTSKKWVPIKPGQQGFSRINIYHNTTSNTFRVVGVKLQDQQVVINYSIVKGLKYNQATPTFHQWRDARQVYGLNFASKEEATTFSNAMLFALNVLSSQDGGPAVQRQAQNGPSTEELEVQRRQMEMQQMQAHIERERRSSNSESSQSI